A single genomic interval of Lacrimispora sphenoides JCM 1415 harbors:
- a CDS encoding sensor histidine kinase has translation MDIKLKNRHRISIILAVIVVLSAASVMVGLYPFFKNESARYEEPVYEQDTFLNHLVLGNYVLYLEQAQYEQGSVISPFQFYFPLAEEELRNSMNSQAAASEGETEIITGEDTITVAGEESNESPAQEDRNEYLKDLRQSCIQEYESWSRNFNGIRNYMDYQILDASGSVLADHAGGRSIGGSGEYKFKAVLRYDDLGRMETGAVSGDNTVRLLNTLGTLGNKDPMSDHYWDQYRYETDLKLKNPRNVTFAYGMRAQQIAAYEEDRETVWSSYNYSGSVSRIFMGLICAVAIAAFFFSCFDPDFPEYSRILRTPFEIVAGVGCAAVLFGTGLTNLVAITNRGDLYDALMRANFLPLVAGIMIKLWNLMWWSIPFAIVYWAVLCVRDVIHIGLKRYLYERTLCGWFWQWMKNTCRRIYLFVGNINLQERSDRTIFRIVGVNFIILSVLCSLWFFGIGALILYSIILFIVMRKYYKDLSDKYQILLRATNQIAEGNLEVAIEEDLSVFEPFKKEIQKIQSGFKVAVGEEVKSQKLKTDLISNMSHDLKTPLTAIITYVNLLRDDHVTPEQRKAYIDILEQKSMRLKALIEDLFEISKANSNNVTLNLEDVDIVSLLKEVSLEVSDKIEESTIDFRWNLPDEKIVLPLDSQKTYRIFDNLLTNIIKYAMPHTRAYIDMKKEGGYVVTTLKNVSAAELTFNPDEITERFVRGDQARNTEGSGLGMAIAKSFVELQNGRLQIEVEADLFRVIIRWPISQD, from the coding sequence TTGGATATAAAATTGAAAAACAGGCATAGGATCAGCATAATTCTTGCGGTGATCGTAGTTTTATCGGCTGCATCTGTCATGGTGGGGCTTTATCCGTTTTTTAAAAATGAATCAGCCAGATATGAGGAGCCTGTTTATGAACAGGATACATTCCTTAACCATCTGGTTCTGGGCAATTATGTGCTTTATCTGGAGCAGGCCCAGTATGAACAGGGCAGTGTTATTTCTCCCTTTCAGTTTTATTTCCCTCTGGCAGAGGAAGAATTAAGGAACAGCATGAACAGTCAGGCGGCGGCTTCGGAAGGAGAAACGGAGATCATAACAGGAGAGGATACCATTACTGTTGCCGGAGAAGAATCCAATGAATCGCCTGCCCAGGAGGATCGCAATGAGTATTTAAAGGATCTTCGCCAAAGCTGTATCCAGGAATACGAATCCTGGAGCCGGAATTTTAACGGTATTAGAAATTACATGGACTATCAGATCCTTGATGCGAGCGGCAGCGTTTTGGCAGATCATGCGGGAGGCCGTTCCATTGGAGGAAGCGGTGAATATAAGTTCAAGGCTGTGCTTCGGTATGATGATCTTGGGCGGATGGAAACCGGGGCTGTAAGCGGAGATAATACGGTCAGGCTCTTAAATACCCTGGGAACCCTGGGGAATAAGGACCCCATGAGTGATCACTATTGGGACCAGTACCGATACGAGACGGATTTAAAGCTGAAAAACCCGAGAAATGTTACCTTTGCCTATGGGATGAGGGCCCAGCAGATTGCGGCATATGAAGAGGATAGAGAAACCGTCTGGAGCTCCTATAATTATTCGGGCAGCGTTTCCAGGATCTTTATGGGTCTGATCTGCGCCGTAGCGATTGCAGCCTTTTTCTTTTCCTGTTTTGACCCGGATTTTCCGGAGTACAGCAGGATTTTACGAACGCCTTTTGAGATCGTCGCAGGAGTCGGCTGCGCTGCCGTATTATTCGGAACAGGACTTACAAATCTTGTGGCAATAACGAACCGGGGAGATTTGTACGACGCACTTATGCGGGCCAATTTCCTGCCTCTGGTGGCGGGGATCATGATAAAGCTTTGGAATTTAATGTGGTGGTCCATCCCCTTTGCAATCGTTTACTGGGCGGTTTTATGTGTGCGTGACGTCATACACATCGGTCTGAAGCGTTACCTTTACGAACGGACCTTGTGCGGCTGGTTTTGGCAATGGATGAAAAATACTTGCCGTAGAATTTATTTGTTTGTAGGGAATATCAACCTGCAGGAACGTTCGGACCGGACTATTTTCCGGATTGTGGGAGTGAACTTTATTATTCTCTCTGTTCTTTGCAGCCTGTGGTTTTTTGGAATTGGCGCTTTGATCCTCTATTCGATTATTTTATTTATTGTGATGAGGAAATATTATAAGGATTTAAGTGACAAATATCAGATTCTTTTAAGGGCGACAAACCAGATTGCTGAAGGGAATTTAGAGGTTGCCATAGAAGAAGACTTAAGCGTATTTGAGCCTTTTAAGAAAGAGATACAGAAGATACAAAGCGGGTTTAAGGTTGCTGTGGGGGAAGAGGTGAAAAGCCAGAAGCTTAAGACAGATTTGATCAGCAATATGTCACATGATCTGAAAACGCCTTTGACGGCTATTATTACTTATGTAAACTTGCTGCGGGATGATCATGTGACGCCGGAGCAGAGGAAGGCTTATATTGACATACTGGAACAGAAGTCGATGCGTTTGAAAGCGCTTATTGAGGACTTGTTTGAAATCAGTAAGGCAAACAGTAATAATGTAACACTTAATTTAGAGGATGTAGATATTGTCAGCCTGTTAAAAGAGGTGAGTTTAGAGGTTAGTGATAAAATTGAGGAATCTACCATTGATTTCAGGTGGAACCTGCCGGATGAAAAGATTGTTTTGCCTTTGGATAGCCAGAAGACTTATCGGATATTTGATAATTTGTTAACGAATATTATAAAATATGCAATGCCTCATACCCGGGCTTATATTGATATGAAGAAGGAAGGGGGTTATGTGGTCACTACATTAAAGAATGTTTCGGCTGCAGAGCTTACTTTTAATCCGGATGAAATAACCGAACGGTTTGTCAGAGGAGACCAGGCACGGAATACGGAGGGCTCCGGCCTTGGAATGGCGATTGCGAAAAGCTTTGTGGAGCTGCAAAACGGCAGACTTCAAATTGAAGTGGAGGCAGATTTATTCCGGGTGATTATACGGTGGCCGATTTCTCAGGATTAG
- the nagA gene encoding N-acetylglucosamine-6-phosphate deacetylase: MIIQSRRVWIAGQFIPAQLQVEDEKIKAVLDYGEMAADQDFGDDRIIPGFIDIHTHGAYGYDTNDGEPEGLREWMRRIPEEGVTSILPTTVTQMPDVLTKAVENVAAVVEGGYEGAEILGIHFEGPYLDMKYKGAQPPEAIATASVEQFKEYQEAAKGLIKYITLAPEHDEGFALTRYCKDTGVVVSMGHSSATYEQALMGIANGATSMTHVYNGMTPYHHRNPGLVGAAFRVRDIYGEIICDGCHSHLAALNNYYAIKGRDHAIMITDSLCPKHCPVGMDFQLGGHSIEIRENGLAYLKGTDTISGSTLKANIGLKILVEEAMVPFDSALNSCTINPAKCLGVDDRKGRLVAGYDADFVVLRDDYDVVQTYCRGGAML, encoded by the coding sequence ATGATAATACAGAGCAGACGGGTCTGGATTGCTGGACAGTTCATCCCGGCACAGCTTCAGGTGGAAGATGAAAAGATTAAGGCAGTCCTTGATTATGGCGAGATGGCGGCAGATCAGGATTTCGGGGATGACAGGATTATTCCGGGATTTATTGATATTCATACCCATGGAGCTTATGGTTATGATACCAACGATGGAGAACCGGAAGGATTACGGGAATGGATGAGACGGATACCGGAGGAGGGAGTGACTTCTATCCTTCCGACTACTGTGACCCAGATGCCGGATGTGCTGACAAAGGCAGTTGAAAATGTGGCAGCTGTTGTGGAAGGCGGATATGAAGGGGCAGAGATTCTTGGAATTCATTTTGAAGGGCCTTATCTGGATATGAAGTATAAGGGAGCCCAGCCGCCGGAGGCAATCGCTACTGCTTCTGTTGAGCAGTTTAAAGAGTATCAGGAAGCGGCTAAGGGTTTGATTAAATATATTACGCTTGCACCGGAGCATGATGAGGGATTCGCCCTGACAAGGTATTGTAAGGATACCGGAGTGGTGGTCAGCATGGGACATTCGTCCGCTACCTATGAGCAGGCGCTTATGGGGATCGCAAATGGGGCGACTTCTATGACTCATGTGTATAATGGCATGACACCTTATCATCACAGGAATCCGGGGCTGGTAGGTGCTGCTTTCAGGGTGAGGGATATTTATGGCGAAATCATTTGTGATGGGTGCCATTCTCATTTGGCGGCGCTTAATAATTATTATGCGATAAAGGGAAGGGATCATGCGATTATGATTACGGATTCTCTTTGTCCAAAGCATTGCCCTGTTGGTATGGATTTTCAGCTGGGCGGTCATAGCATTGAGATTAGGGAGAATGGCCTTGCTTATTTGAAAGGGACGGATACGATCTCTGGCAGTACGCTTAAGGCGAATATAGGGTTAAAGATACTGGTGGAAGAGGCTATGGTTCCTTTTGATTCGGCACTGAATTCTTGTACGATTAATCCGGCTAAGTGTCTGGGAGTTGATGATAGGAAGGGTAGACTCGTTGCGGGTTATGATGCGGATTTTGTTGTTCTTCGGGATGACTATGATGTGGTTCAGACTTATTGCAGAGGGGGAGCGATGTTGTAG
- the phoU gene encoding phosphate signaling complex protein PhoU, with translation MTTRVNYEHELSLLNHDIKEMGRMVETSIEQCFVAFEDQDFEKAEDIIKGDRTINDLERSIEARCLSIILRQQPVAGDLRVVSSALKVVTDLERIGDHASDIAELILRIKGEHVYHVVRHIPSMASAAREMVRSSIEAFINQDLETAKQIEKQDDVVDELFDKVKNDVVDLLKHSNEHIDQCIDLLMVAKYLERIGDHAVNVCEWTEFSKTGALKNVRIL, from the coding sequence ATGACAACGAGAGTTAATTATGAGCATGAGTTAAGCCTCTTAAACCATGACATAAAAGAAATGGGGCGAATGGTTGAAACCTCCATTGAACAGTGCTTTGTGGCATTTGAAGACCAGGACTTTGAAAAAGCAGAGGATATCATAAAAGGAGACCGCACCATCAACGACCTAGAGCGTTCCATCGAGGCCCGCTGCCTCTCCATCATCTTACGCCAGCAGCCTGTCGCCGGAGACTTAAGAGTAGTTTCCAGCGCACTAAAGGTAGTTACGGACTTAGAGCGTATCGGCGATCACGCTTCCGACATCGCCGAACTCATCCTACGCATAAAAGGCGAACACGTTTACCATGTAGTCCGCCACATCCCATCCATGGCCTCCGCCGCCCGCGAAATGGTCCGCAGCTCCATCGAAGCCTTTATCAACCAGGATTTGGAGACTGCAAAGCAGATTGAAAAGCAGGATGACGTGGTTGATGAATTATTCGATAAGGTGAAGAATGATGTAGTTGATTTGTTAAAGCATTCCAACGAGCATATCGATCAGTGCATTGATTTATTAATGGTTGCAAAATATTTAGAGCGCATAGGGGATCATGCCGTAAATGTTTGTGAATGGACAGAGTTTTCAAAAACCGGAGCTCTGAAGAATGTACGGATATTGTAA
- the pstB gene encoding phosphate ABC transporter ATP-binding protein PstB, which yields MNTNTVKISTNHLNLYYGTNHALKDVSLNLFTNKITAFIGPSGCGKSTYLKTLNRMNDLVPSVKIEGEVLLDDENIYDPRVDTTLLRKKIGMVFQQPNPFPMSIYDNVAYGPRIHGIKNKSELDDIVERSLKGAALWDEVSDRLKKSALGLSGGQQQRLCIARALAVEPEVLLMDEPTSALDPISTLKIEDLMDELKEKYTVAIVTHNMQQATRIADNTAFFLVGEVVEYAPTTELFTAPKDKRTEDYITGRFG from the coding sequence GTGAATACCAATACAGTAAAAATTTCAACCAACCATTTAAATCTATATTACGGAACGAATCACGCTCTAAAGGATGTAAGCTTAAATCTCTTCACAAATAAAATTACGGCCTTTATCGGCCCTTCCGGCTGCGGAAAATCTACCTACTTAAAAACATTAAACCGAATGAATGACCTGGTTCCAAGCGTAAAAATAGAAGGGGAGGTTCTTTTAGATGATGAAAACATCTATGATCCGCGTGTCGACACCACTCTTTTACGCAAAAAAATCGGCATGGTATTTCAGCAGCCAAACCCGTTTCCAATGAGTATCTATGACAATGTAGCCTACGGTCCAAGAATCCATGGTATAAAGAATAAATCCGAACTTGACGATATAGTGGAAAGAAGCTTAAAAGGGGCCGCTCTCTGGGATGAGGTGTCTGATCGTTTAAAAAAATCAGCCCTAGGACTATCCGGCGGCCAGCAGCAGCGCCTTTGTATCGCCCGCGCCCTGGCAGTAGAGCCGGAGGTACTGCTTATGGATGAGCCCACCTCGGCCTTAGACCCTATCTCAACTCTGAAAATCGAAGACCTGATGGATGAGCTGAAAGAAAAGTACACAGTTGCAATCGTTACCCACAACATGCAGCAGGCAACCCGAATCGCAGATAATACCGCCTTTTTCCTTGTAGGAGAGGTGGTGGAATACGCTCCCACAACCGAGCTGTTCACTGCCCCTAAGGACAAAAGAACCGAAGACTATATCACAGGACGCTTCGGCTGA
- the pstA gene encoding phosphate ABC transporter permease PstA, with protein MTNDIVIPVQKDSAVTHSIYNRKNRISDSFLTVLIYLCASISIMVLIGIMGYVFVRGVPEISLEFLTTVPSTIKGTFGIVGNIVNTLYVVVITLLIATPLGVGAAIYLNEYAKGGKAVRIIEFTTETLAGIPSIIFGLFGYVFFGNTLGLGYSILTGALTLSIMVLPLITRTTQEALKTVPESYRSGALGIGATKWYMIRTILLPSAMPGIVTGIILAIGRIVGESAALLFTAGSGYLLPKDFFGKIFESGGTLTIQLYLCMQKAKYGQAFGIAVVLLVIVLAINGLAKYLSHKFNTEVKES; from the coding sequence ATGACAAATGATATCGTTATTCCTGTTCAAAAAGATTCTGCAGTAACACATAGCATTTATAACCGGAAAAACCGGATCTCCGATTCTTTCTTAACGGTTCTTATTTACTTATGCGCTTCCATCTCCATTATGGTCCTGATCGGAATCATGGGCTATGTGTTTGTTCGCGGTGTTCCCGAAATCAGCCTGGAATTTCTGACCACTGTACCAAGTACCATTAAAGGAACCTTTGGTATCGTCGGGAATATTGTTAACACCTTATATGTCGTTGTCATTACCCTGTTAATCGCCACTCCCCTGGGCGTTGGCGCAGCCATTTACTTAAATGAATATGCAAAGGGGGGAAAGGCGGTACGAATCATCGAATTCACCACAGAGACCCTGGCAGGTATCCCCTCCATTATCTTCGGACTCTTTGGTTATGTATTTTTTGGGAACACCCTGGGCCTTGGCTATTCCATCCTCACCGGTGCATTAACCTTATCCATCATGGTTCTTCCCCTTATTACAAGAACCACTCAGGAAGCCTTAAAAACCGTTCCGGAAAGCTACCGCTCTGGTGCACTGGGCATCGGTGCAACCAAATGGTATATGATCCGGACCATTCTGCTTCCCAGCGCCATGCCAGGCATTGTGACAGGAATCATCCTGGCCATCGGCCGTATCGTGGGAGAGTCCGCTGCCCTTCTCTTTACGGCAGGAAGCGGCTACCTCCTTCCAAAGGACTTCTTCGGGAAAATATTTGAATCAGGCGGTACCCTGACGATTCAGTTGTACTTATGCATGCAAAAGGCCAAATACGGCCAGGCCTTCGGAATTGCCGTTGTCCTTCTGGTTATCGTACTGGCAATAAACGGACTTGCAAAATATCTGTCTCATAAATTCAATACGGAGGTCAAAGAATCGTGA
- the pstC gene encoding phosphate ABC transporter permease subunit PstC: MRPKSYSIFGGHGSKSGVEHAAEVIFTVCGFFAVLAVASITLYMIISGTPALFKVGILDILFGTIWMPAAATPSFGILYVILTSIIGTALAILIGVPIGVMTAVFLAEVAPERLTNIVRPAVELLAGIPSVIYGLLGILILNPLMYKIELKIFAGSTTHQFTGGANLISAVLVLALMILPTVINISESALRAVPQHLRSASLALGATKIQTIFSAVLPAAKSGIITAIVLGTGRAIGEAMAISLVSGSSVNMPLPFHSVRFLTTAIVSEMSYSAGLHKQVLFTIGLVLFAFIMLINISLNNLLKKGEESHDK, encoded by the coding sequence ATGCGACCAAAGTCTTATTCCATATTTGGTGGCCACGGAAGTAAATCAGGTGTTGAGCATGCTGCAGAAGTAATCTTTACTGTCTGTGGCTTCTTTGCCGTTTTAGCTGTGGCCTCTATCACTCTGTACATGATCATAAGCGGTACGCCGGCACTTTTTAAGGTGGGGATTCTGGATATTCTGTTCGGAACCATCTGGATGCCGGCAGCCGCTACACCAAGCTTTGGTATCCTCTATGTCATTCTGACCTCTATCATAGGAACTGCTCTGGCAATCCTGATCGGCGTTCCCATTGGCGTTATGACTGCCGTTTTCCTGGCTGAAGTAGCCCCTGAAAGGTTAACCAATATCGTGCGCCCGGCAGTAGAGCTGTTAGCCGGTATTCCTTCTGTTATTTATGGTTTGCTTGGTATCTTGATTTTAAACCCTTTAATGTATAAAATAGAGTTAAAAATATTTGCAGGATCCACCACCCACCAGTTTACCGGAGGTGCGAATCTGATCTCCGCTGTTTTAGTGCTGGCCTTAATGATTCTTCCCACGGTTATCAACATCAGCGAATCAGCGCTCCGTGCTGTTCCGCAGCACCTTAGGAGTGCCTCCCTGGCTCTTGGAGCTACCAAGATCCAGACGATTTTTAGCGCGGTCCTTCCGGCAGCAAAGTCCGGTATCATTACCGCAATAGTCCTTGGAACAGGCCGGGCCATCGGTGAAGCAATGGCCATCAGCCTTGTGTCCGGAAGTTCGGTAAATATGCCTCTTCCCTTTCATTCAGTCCGTTTCCTTACTACTGCGATCGTATCAGAGATGTCTTATTCCGCCGGGCTCCACAAACAGGTGCTTTTTACCATAGGTCTTGTCCTGTTTGCTTTTATCATGCTCATTAACATTAGCCTTAACAACCTGTTAAAGAAAGGAGAGGAAAGCCATGACAAATGA
- a CDS encoding phosphate ABC transporter substrate-binding protein: MKKNIIKTLALAGMAVLTMGTLAGCGSNNAETQAPDTKTEAGTTSGTTANETTAKEDTASNLKGSISMVGSTSMEKFATALSEVFMEKYPSVTVQAEFVGSGAGIEAVTNGSADIGNSSRNLKDEEKAKGVAENIVAIDGIAVVSDPANTVDNLTKDQLINIYNGTTTNWKELGGADQPIVVIGREAGSGTRTAFEELLKLEDACKYSNELDSTGAVMAKAASTPGSIGYVSLDVLDDSVKTMKLESIDPTPENIKAGSYFLSRPFVMATKGEISEQSDLVKALFDYIYSDEGKDLVKAVGLIPAN; encoded by the coding sequence ATGAAAAAAAATATTATTAAGACTCTTGCATTAGCTGGAATGGCAGTTCTTACAATGGGAACTTTAGCTGGCTGCGGCAGCAATAATGCTGAGACACAGGCTCCTGATACCAAAACCGAGGCTGGCACAACAAGTGGGACAACCGCTAACGAGACAACCGCAAAAGAAGATACAGCTTCTAATTTAAAGGGTTCTATCAGCATGGTTGGTTCTACCTCTATGGAGAAATTCGCAACCGCTTTAAGTGAAGTTTTTATGGAAAAATATCCGAGCGTTACTGTACAGGCCGAATTTGTAGGTTCTGGCGCAGGAATCGAAGCAGTTACCAATGGTTCTGCGGATATCGGTAACTCTTCCCGTAATTTAAAGGATGAAGAAAAAGCAAAAGGTGTTGCTGAAAATATCGTTGCAATCGATGGTATTGCCGTTGTCTCTGATCCGGCCAATACCGTTGACAATTTAACAAAAGACCAACTGATCAATATTTACAACGGAACAACTACCAACTGGAAGGAATTAGGCGGAGCCGATCAGCCAATTGTTGTGATTGGACGTGAGGCAGGTTCCGGTACAAGAACTGCTTTTGAAGAACTGTTAAAGCTGGAAGATGCATGCAAATACAGCAATGAGCTGGACAGCACCGGTGCAGTTATGGCAAAGGCCGCTTCCACTCCAGGCTCCATTGGCTATGTTTCCTTAGACGTTCTTGATGATTCCGTTAAGACCATGAAGCTGGAAAGTATAGATCCAACTCCAGAAAATATCAAGGCAGGTTCCTACTTCTTAAGCCGTCCATTCGTTATGGCTACAAAAGGAGAGATCTCTGAGCAGAGCGATCTGGTGAAGGCATTGTTTGACTATATCTATTCTGATGAAGGAAAAGATTTAGTAAAAGCCGTTGGTTTAATCCCAGCAAACTAA
- a CDS encoding plasmid pRiA4b ORF-3 family protein yields MGAYQLKVTIKGSKPPIWRRVLVPQGITFGKLHQMIQTAFCWSDEHLYEFEFRSEGVRVVPGKENWSPKFQYLLSDETIDSLVSGTSKFTYTYGIDKNWELNIQVEDADSDYKESWGQVIKFKGDCVPENCGGIAGYYELLESGSNDLKEYDMSAVNKCLNQGSDAATEEVHIAEVYDCYDKGSILEIAKRHGMNGLSKLKKEELVERTIAHILDPKVMSSYFLCARNSEINLFEQLSSDDFQVPSFEMEEMDFLYAGGYVTAGPDNRFMVAEEVLKAYESVNTPEFKEERERLSKIGDYLCAANSLYAVTPPQVLLETFNKYEDKKLSLEDLLHAYELLQSYRPSVRFIDGNFVDGALAEQNGVEEFKQMQKKVPYYIPTQMEIRFMADNEGFLMTGELGLLSKFLTDEMNVPDERIPYLLRQVQAEISMGGQLQEVVDGIEATGIIFESEEHLERFTSIITDVWNHTRMVLNRGHKPYEMVMKGLETASAQRKNPPKIYPNDPCSCGSGKKYKKCCGKRG; encoded by the coding sequence ATGGGAGCATATCAACTGAAAGTCACGATCAAAGGCAGCAAGCCGCCGATTTGGAGAAGGGTTCTGGTACCACAAGGGATAACCTTTGGAAAGCTGCACCAGATGATTCAGACAGCATTCTGCTGGTCCGATGAGCACCTGTATGAATTTGAATTCCGTTCTGAAGGGGTTCGGGTAGTTCCAGGTAAAGAGAATTGGTCCCCCAAATTTCAATACCTTTTAAGTGATGAAACCATTGACAGCCTGGTGTCTGGTACCAGCAAATTTACATATACCTATGGCATCGACAAAAACTGGGAATTAAACATTCAGGTAGAAGATGCAGATTCTGATTATAAGGAAAGCTGGGGACAGGTTATAAAATTCAAAGGAGACTGCGTTCCGGAAAACTGCGGAGGCATCGCCGGGTATTATGAACTTCTGGAATCGGGTTCAAATGATCTGAAAGAATATGACATGTCTGCTGTCAATAAATGTCTGAACCAGGGTTCTGATGCTGCAACGGAGGAAGTTCATATAGCAGAAGTTTATGATTGTTATGATAAAGGCAGCATCCTTGAGATTGCAAAAAGACATGGTATGAACGGGCTTTCTAAATTAAAAAAGGAAGAACTTGTGGAACGTACGATCGCTCACATTCTGGATCCGAAGGTAATGAGCAGCTATTTTCTTTGCGCCCGCAATTCAGAAATTAATTTATTTGAACAGTTGTCATCAGATGATTTTCAGGTACCATCTTTTGAAATGGAAGAAATGGACTTTCTATATGCAGGAGGCTATGTAACTGCAGGACCTGACAATCGTTTTATGGTTGCAGAAGAGGTATTAAAAGCATATGAATCGGTAAATACACCAGAATTTAAGGAAGAGCGTGAGCGCCTCAGTAAAATCGGAGACTATCTCTGTGCGGCAAATTCCCTGTATGCAGTCACTCCGCCACAGGTTCTGTTGGAAACCTTTAATAAATATGAAGATAAGAAGCTTTCCTTGGAAGATCTGTTACATGCCTATGAACTTCTCCAATCATACCGTCCTTCGGTAAGATTCATTGACGGAAACTTTGTGGATGGGGCGCTGGCAGAGCAGAATGGCGTTGAAGAATTTAAGCAGATGCAAAAAAAAGTTCCTTATTATATCCCTACCCAGATGGAAATCCGTTTTATGGCGGATAATGAGGGCTTTTTAATGACTGGAGAATTAGGTCTGCTGAGCAAATTTTTAACTGATGAAATGAACGTTCCGGATGAAAGGATTCCATATTTACTGCGTCAGGTGCAGGCGGAGATCAGTATGGGCGGACAGCTTCAGGAGGTTGTAGATGGAATAGAGGCTACCGGGATCATTTTTGAATCGGAAGAGCACTTGGAAAGGTTCACAAGCATTATTACAGATGTATGGAACCATACCAGAATGGTGTTAAACAGAGGCCACAAGCCCTATGAAATGGTAATGAAGGGTCTGGAGACAGCATCTGCCCAGCGTAAAAACCCTCCAAAAATCTATCCAAACGATCCCTGTTCCTGCGGAAGCGGTAAAAAATATAAGAAATGCTGTGGCAAAAGAGGCTAG
- a CDS encoding low molecular weight protein-tyrosine-phosphatase has product MTNQYQNTINLLFVCHGNICRSPMAEFVMKDMIEKEHLGNRFYVASAATSTEEIGNPVHRGTREKLRKYGISTDGKYAVQLSRKDYDKYDYLIGMEQRNVTNMLRILGGDPEGKVKRLLDYSSDPRDIADPWYTGDFDRTFDDVNEGCKALLTFILEQETEGKYR; this is encoded by the coding sequence ATGACTAACCAATACCAGAATACCATCAACCTCTTATTTGTGTGTCATGGGAATATATGCAGATCTCCCATGGCGGAGTTTGTTATGAAGGATATGATAGAAAAGGAGCACTTAGGCAATCGCTTCTATGTAGCATCAGCAGCCACAAGTACGGAAGAAATCGGGAATCCGGTACACCGTGGGACAAGAGAAAAGCTTAGGAAATATGGAATATCCACAGATGGAAAATATGCGGTGCAGTTATCCAGGAAGGATTATGACAAATACGATTACCTCATTGGAATGGAACAGCGGAATGTGACAAATATGCTTAGAATCCTGGGCGGGGACCCGGAAGGAAAGGTAAAGCGCCTTTTGGACTATTCCTCTGATCCAAGGGATATTGCAGACCCGTGGTATACCGGGGATTTTGACCGTACCTTTGATGATGTGAATGAAGGATGTAAAGCACTTCTGACCTTCATTTTGGAGCAGGAAACGGAAGGGAAATACAGATAA